The region TCGGGCTGCTGGGCCCCACCCAGGTGTTCGCCGGACCCCGAGAGCTCGACCTCGGCACCACCAAGCAGCGGACCCTGCTGGCCGCCCTGCTCCTCCGGCCCAACCACGTGGTGCCGCTGGACGAACTGGTCACCGCCCTGTGGGACGGAGAACCGCCGCGCTCGGCCGTGGCCAACCTGCGCACCTACGCGGCCCGGCTCCGGCGGCGGATCGGCGACCCGGGGCGCATCCTCACCCGCCACCCCGGCTACCTGCTGCGCGTCGAGGGCGGCGAACTGGACGTCACCGCCTTCACCGGGCACGCCCGCGCGGGCCGCAGCGCCCTGGACGGCGGGGACCTGGTCCGGGCGGAGGACGAACTGGCGGCCGCCGTGGGCCTGTGGCGCGGCGGCGCCGCCGAGGACGTCCCCCGCACCCTCGACCTGGCCCCGCGCCTGCAAGCGCTGGAGGAACTGCGGCGCGCCGCCGTCGAGGACCTGGCCAGGACCCGGATCCTGCGCGGCGCGGGGGCCGGGCTGGTCGGCGAGCTCCGGGCCGGAGTCGCGGCCGACCCCCTGCGCGAGCGCCAGTGGGCCAACCTCATCCTCGCCCTCCATCACGCCGGGGACACCGCCGGGGCGCTGGACGCCTTCCACTCCGCCCGCGCGGCGCTCCGCGACCACCTGGGCCTCGACCCGGGGGAGGAGCTGACCCGGCTGCACCGCTCCCTCCTCGACCGGTCGCCCCCGCCGGTCCCGCCGATCCCGCGGCAGGTCGCCGCGACCCGGCCGGTCCCCCGCGTCGACGTCCTGGTGGGCCGGGACACGGAGCTGTCCGCCCTGGCCGAACTGCTCGCCCCGGGGCCCGCGCCGGTGCTGGCCGCCGTGCACGGCCCGGTGGGCAGCGGGAAGTCGGCCCTGGCCGCACGGGCGGCCGACGAGGCGGAGCGGTGGTACCCGGACGGGCGGCTGTGGGCCGACCTGGAGGCCTCCGGCCACGGGGGGAGGCCGCGGACGCCCGCGGACGTCCTGGCCGAACTGCTGCACGGGCTGGGGGTGGACCCGGCCCGCGTCCCCCGGGGGGTGGACGGGCGGGTGCGCCTGCTGCGCGAGCGCGGCGCGGGACGGCGCCTGCTGCTCGTGCTGGACAACGCGGCCGACGAGGCGCAGGTCCGGCCCCTGGTGGCCACCTGGCCGGGGGCGGGGACACTGGTCACGAGCCGCAGGCACCTCAGCGCGCTGGACGGGGCGGGCCACGTCGGGGTCGGCGCGCTGCGGCCCGGCGACGCGGTCGCCCTCCTGGCCCGCATGTGCGGGGCCGCGCGCGTGGGGGCCGACCCCGGATCGGCGGCGCGGATCGCCGCCTTCTGCGACCACCTGCCGCTCCCGCTGTGGATCGCTGGCCGCAGGCTGCAGGCGCGCCGGGAGTGGCCGCTGCGGGCGTTCGCCGACCTGCTCGACGACGAGCGCCACCGGCTGGACGCCCTGGTCTGCGCGGACCGGTCGGTGCGCGCCGCGTTCGCGAGCGCCGTCGCCCCGCTGCGCTGCGCCGCCCGCGCCACCGAGCGGTTGGCGGCCGACCTCTTCGAGCGCCTGGCCGCCCGTCCGGCCGGTGCCTTCGGGCCCGGGGAGGCGGCGGAACTGGCGGGCTGTGACACCGTCACCGCGACCGCGGCCCTGGGGTACCTGGCCGACGCCCGCCTGATCGAGCCCGCGGGCGACAACCGCTACCGCGTCACCGGGCTGCTCCGCCTCTACGCCTCCGAGCAGGGGGCGCGGCTCCGGAGGGGGTTCGGCGTGGCGCTGCCCCACCGGGGTGCGCGCCCGGTCCTGGCGGTCTCCGACGGACCGGCGGTCTGACGGCGGCCGCCCGGGCCGCTCCGGGGGCGGGGGAGCGGTCCCGGGCGGCCCCGCGGGCACCGGGGAGCGGCCCCGATCGGGGCCGTGTGCGGGGCCGGTGCCCGGCCTGCGGGCGCGGGGCGCTCAGGCGGAGGGTGTGCGCGGGCGCGCCATGCGGCGCCGGACCACGCCCAGGAGGCGCCGGGCGGGGACGTACCCCCACACCCGGGAGTCGGCGCTCAGGGCGGCGTTGTCGCCGAGCACCACCATGCGGCCCGGCGGGACGGGCGCGCCCGGGGCCACGCCCGCCGCCCGAGCGCACACGGCCGGGGTCGGGTCGCCGGGCAGCGCCGCCACCCTCTTGACCATCCAGCGGTGGCCGGGGTCCGCGCCGGCGGGCCACGGACCGGCCCCCCGCGGCACCTCCAGCACCACCACGTCGCCGACGCGCAGGTCGGCCGTCCGGCGGCGGCGGACCAGCACGCGGTCGCCGTCGGCCAGGGTCGGCGCCATGCTCGGACCGGACACGTCCACGGCCACCAGCGTGCGGCGCAGCCACCACAGCACGCACCCCGCGGCCGCCACCGCCGCCGCGACCGACAGCAGGGCGGTCACCGCGCGCTCCCCGCCGGGTCCGGGGCCTGCCCGTCCGCGGTCCATTCGTCGGCGGCCTGCCCGTCCGCGGCCGGGTCCTCGCGGTAGCCGCGGGCCTGGAGGCCGAACATGCGGGCGTAGACGCCCCCGGCGGCCACCAGTTCGGCGTGCGTGCCCGACTCGGCCACCCGGCCCCCCTCCAGGACGACCAGCAGGTCGGCGTCGCGCACCGCCCCCAGCCGGTGGGAGACCAGCAGGCTCGTCCTGCCGCGGCGGTGCTCGCGCAGGCCGGTGTGCACGGCGTACTCGGCCTCGGCGTCCAGCCCCGAACTGGGCTCGTCCAGGATCAGCAGGTCGCGCCGCCCGCGCAGGTAGGCGCGGGCCAGGGCCAGCCGCTGCCACTGGCCGCCCGAGAGCGGCACCCCCGGCTCGTCTCCGGCGTCCGCGCCGCCGTCGAAGAACAGCCGGGAGAGCAGGGTGTCGTACCCGCGCGGCAGCCCGGCGACCATCCCGTGCGCGCCCGCCCGCTCGGCGGCCTCCCGCAGAGGGGCCCGGTCCCCGGACTCCAGCACCCCGACGTCCCCGAGGCCGATGTTCTCCCCGGCGGTCAGGTCGTACTCCATGAAGTCCTGGAACACCGCGCCGATCCGGTCGCGCAGGGAGGCCGGGTCCAGGTCGCGCAGGTCCACGCCGTCCCACAGGATCGCCCCGCGCTCGGGGTCGTACATCCGGCACAGCAGTTTCACCAGGGTGCTCTTGCCCGCCCCGTTGCCGCCGATGAGCCCCACCGAGCGCCCGTGCCCGACGGTGAAGTCGACGCCGCGCAGCACCCACGGGTGGTCCGGGGAGTAGCGGAACCAGACGTCGCGGAACTCGATGCCTTGGCGCAGGGCGGGGGCCGGGCGCGCGGCGGCGCGCACCGGCAGATCCGGTCCGCCGTCGACGACCGCCAGGTAGTGGCCGAACATCAGGAGCTCGTGGTGGGCCATGGTGATGTCCCGGACCACGCCGGCCATCGCGGCCTGCACCCCGGCGACCGCGGCGACGAACAGCGAGACGTCGCCGACCGAGACGCGCCCGTCGGCCGCCGCCGACACCGCCCACACCAGCCCGGCCCCCGCGATCACCGCCGACAGCGCGCCCAGGCCGCCCTGGGCGCCCAGCACCCGGCGGTCCATGCGGCGGTGCTCGGCGTTGGCGGTCCGCCGCTCCCGCGCCATCCGGTCCCGCAGGAACCCGGCCGTGCCGAACAGGCGCAGCTCCTTGGCGGCCCGGACGTCGGACAGCAGGCCGCGGAAGAAGATCTCGCGGCGCTCCACCGGCCCGATCCGCCACATCATCGCCGCCCGGCCGCGGGACAGGCGCAGCTCCACGGCCAGGGCGGGGACCGCCGACAGCAGCACGGCCGCCGCCATCCACGGGCTGACCACCAGCAGGGAGCCGAGGAAGCCGAGGATGGTGACGGCGCCGCCGGCGATCGTGAACACGCTGTTCACGACCACCCCCGGGGTGCGGCCGCCGGACTGCTGGGCCAGCCGCAGCCGGTCGAGGAAGGCGGGGTCCTCGAAGCGGGCCAGCCCCGTGAGGCGTTCGGCGGCGGCGAAGAGGCGGTCCTGGGACACCAGGGCCACCCGCCGCTCGACCTCCATCGTCAGGTAGTGCGCCGCGTGCGGGGCCAGCGTGACGACCACCCCGGCCGCGGCCAGGCCCGCCGCCACCGCCGCGAGCCGCCCGTCCGGGGTGCCGGGGGCGACGATCATGTCCAGGGCCAGCTTGGTCAGCCACGCCGTGGCGACCGGCACCCCGGCCTGGACCAGGACCAGCAGCCCGTACCCGGCGGTCAGGTGCGGCCCCGCCCGCCAGGCCAGCGCGAACGCCGAGCCGACGGTGCGGGCGGCGGCCCGGGGGCCGGAGGGCCCCTCCGGCCCCGCGTCAGACCGCAACGGACTCGTCCAGGTCGGCGGCCAGGTAGCCGCTGGCGAGCACCCGTCCGGTGGAGTCCAGGCGCAGGAAGGCGGGGAAGGCGCGCACCCCCAGGGCCTCGGCCACGGGGCCGGCGGCCCCCTCGACGACCACGCGGGCGACGGGGGCGAGCCGCCGGGCCTCCTCCTCCACCTCCCCGGGGGACCCGGCGAGGACGGCCAGGACGTCGCCGCGGCCGCCGGGGAAGGCGGCGGCGCGGTCGAAGAAGAGGGGCAGCTGTTCGGCGCAGGCCCCGCAGCCGGGGGAGAAGACCGCGACCAGGGTGGGGTCGGCCAGGGAGTCGGTGCCCACCGTCCCGCCGTCCTCGGCGGTGGCGGTGAAGGGCGCCGAGCGCTCCCCGGGGGCGAGCACCGTCCGGTCGGGCATCCCGGCGGTGGACAGGTTCCGGATGAGCTCGGTGTGCTCCTTGAGTCTGCGGATGACACCGACGGTCAGGAGGAGGTCGAGCAGGCACAGCGCGACGGCCAGGACGGCGGCGGCGAGGGCGACGACGGTCATGGTGAGGTCCGATTCCCGGGTCTGAGAGGGGTGAACAGGTCGAGGAGGTCGTCCAGCAGCAGGAACGGCAGGGCGCGGCCGCCCCGGCGGCGGTGGCGACCGCCGCGGCGGCGGCCCCGGCGGGCTGCGGGTCCAGGGCGGCCGCCGCCAGGTCGGCGGCACCGGCAGCCGAGCCAGGAGGAGGTTGCGGACCACGTGGGCCGGGCGGATCGGGTGCCCCGCGGCGCCGAAGCAGGCGCAGGGGGCGCGGTCCCCCCGCCGCAGCGCTCCGACCAGGGCGGCCGTGAAGGCGGAGAGCAGCACGAGCGCGCACAGGAGGTAGGCGGCGGGCGCCGACACCAGCAGCGCGACCGTCGCCGCCTCGGCGGCCAGGACACCGGCCGCCGCGGCGCGGGCCCCCGCCCGGCGGGGGCCGCCGGGCGGGGTCAGCGCCCTGACGGCCCGGGCGGGGGCCAGGCGCTCCACGGCGGACACGAAGTCCCGCCGTGCGGAGCGGCCGCGCAGCTTGCCCAGGACGGAGGCGGCCAGGACCACGGCCAGCAGCGTCCGGGCGGCGACCAGGAGGGAGAAGAGGGAGAACACGGGTGTCCCGCCCGGTCAGCAGGCGCTGTACCCCGTGCAGTAGGAGCCTCCGGGGATGCCGCTGCCGGTGCAGCAGTACCGGCGGTAGCAGGGGCTGCTGATCGGGAGGTACTCGTACCAGCAGACCACGGCCGACGCCCGGGCCCGGGGGACGAGGCGGGACAGCAGCCGGTCGCTCACGGAGGCGAGTCGTTCGAGCATGGGGGGCTCCTCGGGATGCGGTGGGACCGTCGTCCGCCGCCCCGCCCGGCCACAGGGCCGGACGGGGCGGCGACGGCTGCGCGCCACGCTAGGCACGGGGCCGATAAACCGGATACATCCCCGATACATCGGCTGGCCGCGTGCCACGCGCGGGCCGGGAGCGGGTGCGGCCGACGGGTCCGGGTCAGCAGGGGCGGTAGGGCGAGCAGACGGTGGCGCCGTTGGTGCCTCCGCTGCCGGGGACGTTGCAGCAGGAGCGGCGGATGCACGGGCTGCTGATGGGCGCGTACTGCCACCAGCAGTAGCTCGCCGACGCGGTGGCGCGCGGGACGAGGCGGGACAGCAGCCGGTCGCCGGCGGTTCCGAGGGTTCGGAGCACGGTGATGCCTTTCCGGGAAGGTGCGCGGTCGGGACGCCCCCCCGGGCCGGATACGGCCCGAGGGGTGGTGCGCAACGCTACGAACGGCGGCGATAAACCGGATACACGCCGGATACACGCCCTGGAAGGGCGGTCGGGAGGGGGCGGACCGCCGGGAGGGCCGGGCCGCTCAGGCGCTCGACTCCAGCCCGTAGGGGGTGGAGAACCGGGTCGCCAGCGCGAACACCGCCGTCGGGTCCGGCAGCGGTCCCCGGTCCAGCAGCGCGGCCAGGGCCGGGCACCAGCGGGCCCGGCCCTGCACGGCGCAGGCCAGCACGCCCAGCAGCCGCAGGGACAGGGCCAGGTCGGCCAGGTGCGGTGCGGGGCGCTCGACGGCGGCCCCGGGGGCGAAGGCGCGCAGGCCCAGCTGCTCCTGCTTGGCCCGGGCCAGGGCGCGGGCGACGCGGTGCTCGGGGGTGGGCCGCAGGTCGGCGAAACCGTCCTCGGCGATACGGGGGAGGGCGCCGGCGGCGACGGCGGCCGGGGACTCGCAGGCCCGGGCCAGGGCCTCCAGGGTCGGGCAGTCGGCGCGGTGCGACGGAGAGCAGACCCGGTGCCGGCACGGGGCGGGGAGCAGGGAGGCGAAGCAGTCCAGGGCGGCGCGGGCGCGCGGGGTGAGCCAGCGGCGCACGCGCTCGGCGTTGCCGGGGGAGTCCGCGGCGGACGGCCAGGCGGTGGGGAGCAGGGCGCTCAGCCGGGGGCCGTTGCGGCGCGGCGCGCGCAGGGGGACCGGGCGGCGCGCCCACGGCCCCGGGGAGCTCCGGCGGGACAGGGCGTGCGGGGTGTGGTCGGAGCAGGGCGGGACCAGGCGGGGACGGCGGCAGCGGCCGCCGCGGAGGGTGGGACCGTCGCAGGGGCGGGCGCGAACAGGGTTCCGGGCCATGCCTTCGAGGATGTCCGGCCTGCGCGGACGCGTCCATGTCCCCGGCGGTGAGGTTCCCGGGACGGACGGTAAGGGGCGCGGGGCGGCCGGGACCGGCCGCGGTGACGGGGGTTTCGGGAGGGTTCCCCGTGTCCTGCGGGGGTACCTCCCGAGCGCGCGGATTCCGGGAACACGGCACGCTCCGGGATCCGACGGCGTACGGTGGGGCCGAGCGGGGGAGGGCACCCTTGGCGGAAGGTGACTGGCGGTGCGGCGTCTGCGCCGCTCCCAACGAGGCGGCGGTCCGGGCCTGCCTGGTGTGCGACACCGTCCGCACGGCGGCCCGTCCCGCGGGCCCGGCGGACCTGCTGGCCGAACCCGTGGGGGCCGACGCGTTCCACGCCCCGGTCCCGCCGCCGCTCGCGGCGCAGGACCCGCCCCCGGTCCGTGTGGTGGAACCCCCCGGCCTGCCGCTCCGGAGCCCGGCTCTGGGGCCCGGCCCGGCCGGACCCCTCCCGACGGCGCCCGCCGTGCCGGTTCCCGCCGCACCCGTGCCCGACGTTTCCGTGCCCGCCGAGGACGGCGGCGCGTCCGACCCCGGCGGAGGGGGACGGGAGCCGGTGACCGAGCCGCTGCCCGTGGTGGGCGGGCGCTCGCGCGACCGGCCGCGGGTACCGCCCGGAACGGTGCGGGCGCTCGCGCTCGGAGCCCTGGGGCTGGCCGCCGTCGCGCTCTGGTGGTGGCCCGACGGTGAAGGGCCCGACAGGGCCCCGTCCGGCCCCGCGGCCCAGGTGCCCTGCCCCGACCGGGTCGCCGAGCTCATCCCCGGTTCGGGGGACGGGCCGCTGGTGGAGTCCTACGAGACCTCGCGGCACCGGATCGTCCTGTGCGCCGACGGCACGGGGGACCTGTACTACTTCGGGGAGTTCCTGGACGGCACCGGCGAGCCCATGGTGGTCCCCGCGCGGCGCGACGGGGACGGATACACCGCACAGGCGGGGGAGACCCGCTACGAGATCTCCGGCGGCCGGGTCGCGGTCATCGGCGGCGACGGCACCGAGCTGGCCCGCCACGACCTCGTGGAGGTCGATCCCGGGCGGTGAGGCGGCGGGCGCACCCCGCGGGGCGCGCCCGGACGCACGCCCTAGCGGGTCTTGATCAGCGTGGCGATGAGACCGGAGACGATCATCATCGACAGGCTCACGCACATCAGCACGAAGGCGATGGTTCCGATCACGGTGGGGCTTCCTCACGTTCCTTGCCGGCACTCACCCGGCGTGTACCTCTACGGTGGGCCAGCCTATCCCGCCCTCGGCGGACCGCCGCGCCGGGGCGCCCGTCGCGACCTGTGCGTTCACCCCCGGTCCCAGGACCTCCGGTAGGCGTCCACCAGCCAGGCGTCGGCCCAGGCGGTGTCGGGCTCCTCGGGCAGGTCGGCGCTCTCGCACAGGGCGGCCAGCCGCTCCTCCAGCTCGCCGGCGCGCGCCAGAGCCTCGGCCCTGGTGTGCTCGCCGCGGCGCAGGGCGAGCAGCCACTCCCGGTCGTCCGCGGGCATGGGCAGGGTGATGCGGCCGGTCTCCATCAGTTCCACGCCCTGGAGGCCCAGCCGGACCATGTGATAGGCGAACTTGGTGTCGAACCCGTGTTGCTCGACGAGCTCGGGCCGGTTGGTGTGCTTGCCGCCGCGGGTGCCCTCCAACCGGTCGCGCTGGGCGCGCAGGTAGCCCAGGAACCGCCGCCCGGCGCTGCGGGACACGATGCGGTCGGCCCGGGAGCGCAGGTCGCGTCCGGTGTCGGTGATCCCGACGATCTCGTCCTCGGGCACGAACAGCGGCAGCAGGACGGTGGGGTTGCCGTCCAGGGCCAGGCGCATCCACTTGCGCAGCGAGTACACGGTGAGGTCGAGGTCGCCGGGCCCGGAGCGGACGTGGTCGTCCTGGGAGCGGTACATGTACTGCTCGAACCCGCGCAGGCCGATGACGTACTCGGGGGGCTCGACGCAGATCCCCATTTCGTCGCGGTCGTTCTGGCCGGGGAGGCCGAGTCCGTGGACGCCGGAGCCCACCTGGCAGCGCAGGACGGTGTGCTTCGCGGCGATCTCGGCGAACTCGGGTGACGCGTGCTTCACGGGCGGCTCCAAGGGTGGGGTCATCGGAAAACTACCGGCCGGGCGGCGGGGCCGCCCGTGATTTTCGCACCGGGCATCCCGACAGGGGGCGCATGTCCTTAATGCGAAATATTTGAAGAATGTGAGTCGAGGGACCGTCGGTACTTGCCCGCGGGGCCCCGGAACCGTTTACTGGGCGGCATATCGCGCGAACGGCGTCCCGGCGCCGCTCCCGGACAGGAAGAAGGAACGTGACCTCCGATACTCCCCCCAAGATCGACACCACCATCCCCCACAACGCCCGCATCTGGAACTACTGGCTGGGCGGCA is a window of Nocardiopsis changdeensis DNA encoding:
- a CDS encoding AfsR/SARP family transcriptional regulator — its product is MGLRFGLLGPTQVFAGPRELDLGTTKQRTLLAALLLRPNHVVPLDELVTALWDGEPPRSAVANLRTYAARLRRRIGDPGRILTRHPGYLLRVEGGELDVTAFTGHARAGRSALDGGDLVRAEDELAAAVGLWRGGAAEDVPRTLDLAPRLQALEELRRAAVEDLARTRILRGAGAGLVGELRAGVAADPLRERQWANLILALHHAGDTAGALDAFHSARAALRDHLGLDPGEELTRLHRSLLDRSPPPVPPIPRQVAATRPVPRVDVLVGRDTELSALAELLAPGPAPVLAAVHGPVGSGKSALAARAADEAERWYPDGRLWADLEASGHGGRPRTPADVLAELLHGLGVDPARVPRGVDGRVRLLRERGAGRRLLLVLDNAADEAQVRPLVATWPGAGTLVTSRRHLSALDGAGHVGVGALRPGDAVALLARMCGAARVGADPGSAARIAAFCDHLPLPLWIAGRRLQARREWPLRAFADLLDDERHRLDALVCADRSVRAAFASAVAPLRCAARATERLAADLFERLAARPAGAFGPGEAAELAGCDTVTATAALGYLADARLIEPAGDNRYRVTGLLRLYASEQGARLRRGFGVALPHRGARPVLAVSDGPAV
- a CDS encoding S26 family signal peptidase; translated protein: MTALLSVAAAVAAAGCVLWWLRRTLVAVDVSGPSMAPTLADGDRVLVRRRRTADLRVGDVVVLEVPRGAGPWPAGADPGHRWMVKRVAALPGDPTPAVCARAAGVAPGAPVPPGRMVVLGDNAALSADSRVWGYVPARRLLGVVRRRMARPRTPSA
- a CDS encoding ABC transporter ATP-binding protein, with amino-acid sequence MRSDAGPEGPSGPRAAARTVGSAFALAWRAGPHLTAGYGLLVLVQAGVPVATAWLTKLALDMIVAPGTPDGRLAAVAAGLAAAGVVVTLAPHAAHYLTMEVERRVALVSQDRLFAAAERLTGLARFEDPAFLDRLRLAQQSGGRTPGVVVNSVFTIAGGAVTILGFLGSLLVVSPWMAAAVLLSAVPALAVELRLSRGRAAMMWRIGPVERREIFFRGLLSDVRAAKELRLFGTAGFLRDRMARERRTANAEHRRMDRRVLGAQGGLGALSAVIAGAGLVWAVSAAADGRVSVGDVSLFVAAVAGVQAAMAGVVRDITMAHHELLMFGHYLAVVDGGPDLPVRAAARPAPALRQGIEFRDVWFRYSPDHPWVLRGVDFTVGHGRSVGLIGGNGAGKSTLVKLLCRMYDPERGAILWDGVDLRDLDPASLRDRIGAVFQDFMEYDLTAGENIGLGDVGVLESGDRAPLREAAERAGAHGMVAGLPRGYDTLLSRLFFDGGADAGDEPGVPLSGGQWQRLALARAYLRGRRDLLILDEPSSGLDAEAEYAVHTGLREHRRGRTSLLVSHRLGAVRDADLLVVLEGGRVAESGTHAELVAAGGVYARMFGLQARGYREDPAADGQAADEWTADGQAPDPAGSAR
- a CDS encoding TlpA family protein disulfide reductase, which gives rise to MFSLFSLLVAARTLLAVVLAASVLGKLRGRSARRDFVSAVERLAPARAVRALTPPGGPRRAGARAAAAGVLAAEAATVALLVSAPAAYLLCALVLLSAFTAALVGALRRGDRAPCACFGAAGHPIRPAHVVRNLLLARLPVPPTWRRPPWTRSPPGPPPRRSPPPPGRPRPAVPAAGRPPRPVHPSQTRESDLTMTVVALAAAVLAVALCLLDLLLTVGVIRRLKEHTELIRNLSTAGMPDRTVLAPGERSAPFTATAEDGGTVGTDSLADPTLVAVFSPGCGACAEQLPLFFDRAAAFPGGRGDVLAVLAGSPGEVEEEARRLAPVARVVVEGAAGPVAEALGVRAFPAFLRLDSTGRVLASGYLAADLDESVAV
- a CDS encoding zinc finger Ran-binding domain-containing protein, giving the protein MAEGDWRCGVCAAPNEAAVRACLVCDTVRTAARPAGPADLLAEPVGADAFHAPVPPPLAAQDPPPVRVVEPPGLPLRSPALGPGPAGPLPTAPAVPVPAAPVPDVSVPAEDGGASDPGGGGREPVTEPLPVVGGRSRDRPRVPPGTVRALALGALGLAAVALWWWPDGEGPDRAPSGPAAQVPCPDRVAELIPGSGDGPLVESYETSRHRIVLCADGTGDLYYFGEFLDGTGEPMVVPARRDGDGYTAQAGETRYEISGGRVAVIGGDGTELARHDLVEVDPGR
- a CDS encoding nucleotidyltransferase domain-containing protein, which codes for MKHASPEFAEIAAKHTVLRCQVGSGVHGLGLPGQNDRDEMGICVEPPEYVIGLRGFEQYMYRSQDDHVRSGPGDLDLTVYSLRKWMRLALDGNPTVLLPLFVPEDEIVGITDTGRDLRSRADRIVSRSAGRRFLGYLRAQRDRLEGTRGGKHTNRPELVEQHGFDTKFAYHMVRLGLQGVELMETGRITLPMPADDREWLLALRRGEHTRAEALARAGELEERLAALCESADLPEEPDTAWADAWLVDAYRRSWDRG